CTGGTGGTCGAGGATGAGGACAATATCGCCACCGCCCTGGATTTCCTGCTGTCGCGCGACGGCCACAAGCACCGCCGCATGGCCACGGGCGCCGGCGCGGTCGACGAGATCCGCGCCAGCCATCCCGATCTAGTGCTGCTGGACGTGATGCTGCCCGATGTCTCGGGCTACCAGATCGTGCAGGACGTGCGGGCCGATCCGGCGCTGAACGACGTGCGGGTGCTGTTGATGACCGCGCGCGGCTCGGTGGTGGAGCGCCGCAAGGGGCTG
This Paracoccus pantotrophus DNA region includes the following protein-coding sequences:
- a CDS encoding response regulator transcription factor, producing MASILVVEDEDNIATALDFLLSRDGHKHRRMATGAGAVDEIRASHPDLVLLDVMLPDVSGYQIVQDVRADPALNDVRVLLMTARGSVVERRKGLALGADGFIAKPFELSELRAELARLLGGRC